A window of the Streptomyces griseochromogenes genome harbors these coding sequences:
- a CDS encoding DUF3291 domain-containing protein encodes MTASTHAAHLAELNVATLRHPLDDPRSAPFVEMLDPVNAAADSAPGFVWRLVEDGAADATGLRPAGENVIVNLSVWETQEALRDFAYRSGHLDAMRRRREWFEQHVEAHLVLWWVPAGHLPTVGEALERLADLRAHGPSPRAFTFDSSCTAAEAAQHLRTMPPTQSEQAAPSARPEPAGDSAV; translated from the coding sequence ATGACCGCATCCACGCATGCCGCCCACCTCGCCGAGCTCAACGTCGCCACGCTCCGCCACCCCCTCGACGACCCGCGATCGGCGCCGTTCGTCGAGATGCTCGACCCGGTCAACGCCGCCGCCGACAGCGCGCCTGGCTTCGTGTGGCGGCTCGTCGAGGACGGGGCGGCCGACGCCACCGGCCTGCGCCCCGCGGGCGAGAACGTCATCGTCAACCTGTCCGTGTGGGAAACCCAGGAGGCCCTGCGGGACTTCGCCTACCGCAGCGGGCACCTGGACGCGATGCGACGGCGCCGCGAATGGTTCGAGCAGCACGTCGAGGCGCACCTGGTCCTCTGGTGGGTCCCCGCCGGTCATCTCCCGACCGTCGGCGAGGCCCTGGAACGGCTGGCGGACCTGCGGGCGCACGGTCCGTCCCCGCGCGCCTTCACCTTCGACTCCTCCTGTACCGCCGCCGAGGCCGCCCAGCACCTTCGGACCATGCCGCCGACCCAGTCTGAGCAGGCTGCCCCGAGCGCGCGGCCGGAACCGGCCGGAGACTCGGCGGTGTAG
- a CDS encoding GyrI-like domain-containing protein translates to MLTPPKSGDAPAIELRSVAAVPTAAITATVEAQDVGTWFQGALGELFATVAGQGLRETGPAGGVYADELFTLHRGSATVFVPCNGPVRPLGRVEPLHVPAAELAVIEHCGPPSEVDRAYGALAAYVSRHALAVDGPLREYYLVGGRQTPDSTLWRTEVCWPVFRAGGPDQRPLSDSDAACTTPRC, encoded by the coding sequence CTGCTGACGCCGCCCAAGTCCGGGGACGCGCCCGCGATTGAGCTGCGCAGCGTCGCCGCGGTCCCGACCGCGGCCATCACAGCGACGGTCGAGGCCCAGGACGTCGGGACCTGGTTCCAGGGCGCCCTCGGCGAACTGTTCGCGACCGTGGCCGGCCAGGGGCTGCGGGAGACCGGCCCCGCCGGCGGCGTGTACGCGGACGAGCTGTTCACTCTGCACCGGGGGTCGGCCACCGTCTTCGTGCCCTGCAACGGTCCTGTCCGGCCGCTCGGTCGGGTCGAGCCGCTGCACGTGCCGGCCGCGGAGCTCGCCGTGATCGAGCACTGCGGGCCACCCTCTGAGGTAGACCGCGCCTACGGTGCTCTGGCCGCCTACGTCTCGCGACACGCACTCGCCGTCGACGGCCCACTCCGCGAGTACTACCTGGTCGGCGGGCGCCAGACCCCGGACAGCACACTCTGGCGGACCGAAGTCTGCTGGCCGGTCTTCCGCGCCGGTGGGCCAGACCAGCGGCCGCTGTCCGACAGCGACGCGGCGTGCACGACTCCCCGGTGCTGA
- a CDS encoding CaiB/BaiF CoA transferase family protein: MADTHLLEGLHVVDVASFIAAPAAATILGDFGADVVKVEPPRTGDAYRALSRFPPNPRVDGVNYPWQLDNRNKRSIALNLKSPGAKPVLERLVKWADVLVTNFPPNTRSKLGLDYDDLAPLNPRLIYGDVTGFGEEGPEAHLPGFDVTAYWARSGLMDYTRQRDGAPAVNAFGSGDHPTAVSLYAGIMTALYRREKTGEGARVTVSLIAEGAWAASMWVQAALVGGKAPRPADRTDPPNALANSYRTADDRWLLLAFANEDKQVPLFLQAIGHPEAAQNPDYADTPSRRAHAAEIAILLDKTFATRTLAEWREVLDAAGLTYGIAQTIDEFAHDPQLTANRILVPIEDGSAEPHLTVDSPVRLDQERKVPPRPAPDLGEHTDAVLRELGYDDAAITELRGVTTC, translated from the coding sequence ATGGCGGACACGCACCTGCTGGAGGGGCTGCACGTCGTCGACGTCGCCAGCTTCATCGCCGCTCCCGCCGCGGCCACGATACTCGGCGACTTCGGCGCCGACGTCGTCAAGGTCGAACCACCCCGCACCGGCGACGCCTACCGCGCCCTCAGTCGCTTTCCCCCCAACCCCCGTGTCGACGGGGTGAATTACCCCTGGCAGCTCGACAACCGCAACAAGCGCAGCATCGCCCTCAACCTCAAGTCGCCCGGCGCCAAGCCCGTGTTGGAACGCCTGGTGAAATGGGCCGACGTACTGGTGACCAACTTCCCGCCGAACACCCGGTCCAAGCTGGGCCTGGACTACGACGACCTGGCCCCCCTCAACCCCCGGCTGATCTACGGCGACGTCACCGGCTTCGGCGAGGAAGGCCCGGAGGCCCACCTGCCCGGGTTCGACGTGACCGCGTACTGGGCGCGCAGCGGCCTGATGGACTACACGCGCCAGCGCGACGGGGCGCCCGCCGTGAACGCGTTCGGCTCGGGCGACCACCCGACGGCCGTCAGCCTGTACGCCGGCATCATGACCGCGCTGTACCGACGGGAGAAGACCGGCGAGGGCGCCCGTGTCACGGTGTCGCTGATCGCCGAAGGCGCCTGGGCGGCGAGCATGTGGGTGCAGGCCGCGCTCGTCGGCGGCAAGGCCCCCCGGCCCGCCGACCGGACCGACCCGCCGAACGCGCTCGCCAACTCCTACCGCACGGCGGACGACCGCTGGCTGCTGCTGGCCTTCGCCAACGAGGACAAGCAGGTCCCCCTGTTCCTCCAGGCCATCGGCCACCCCGAGGCGGCGCAGAACCCGGACTACGCCGACACCCCGAGCCGCCGCGCCCACGCGGCCGAGATCGCGATCCTGCTCGACAAGACCTTCGCGACCCGGACGCTCGCCGAGTGGCGCGAGGTGCTCGACGCAGCCGGGCTCACCTACGGCATCGCCCAGACGATCGACGAGTTCGCCCACGATCCGCAGCTAACGGCCAACCGCATCCTCGTCCCCATCGAGGACGGCAGCGCCGAGCCGCATCTGACCGTCGACAGCCCCGTACGACTGGACCAGGAGCGCAAGGTTCCACCGCGCCCCGCCCCTGACCTGGGCGAACACACCGACGCGGTGCTGCGCGAACTCGGCTACGACGATGCCGCGATCACGGAGCTGCGCGGGGTCACGACCTGCTGA